A region from the Brassica napus cultivar Da-Ae chromosome C8, Da-Ae, whole genome shotgun sequence genome encodes:
- the LOC106367821 gene encoding protein ABHD11, translated as MATRTLTNRFESRFLIRLLESPSLFTSSRSLQTLAYEEVRTSSGDRKHESTAIILHGLLGSGRNWRSFSRSLASSLSVSSPSDWKMMLVDLRNHGRSTEVEGINPPHDLVNSAKDLADLVKASGWNWPDVVIGHSLGGKVALQFMQSCARGDYGQSASPPKQLWVLDSVPGEVKAEQSDGEVEKVLMTLQSLPSPIPSRKGLVDHMVELGFSRSLSEWIGTNLKRSGDSETWAFNLDGAVQMFESYRETSYWSLLENPPKETEISFVIAEKSDRWDQDTTTRLERIAKQRQSVSDGKVATHVLRNSGHWVHTDNPKGLLEIVSSNFLSTQK; from the exons ATGGCGACGAGAACTCTGACGAACCGATTCGAATCTCGCTTTTTGATTCGCCTCCTCGAATCTCCGTCTCTGTTCACGAGCTCCAGATCCCTTCAAACCCTAGCCTACGAAGAAGTCAGAACCTCCTCCGGCGACCGGAAACACGAATCCACAGCTATCATCCTTCACGGCCTCCTCGGCTCGGGCCGTAACTGGCGATCGTTCTCTCGCTCTCTCGCGTCGTCTCTCTCCGTCTCCTCTCCCTCCG aTTGGAAGATGATGCTCGTGGATCTGAGGAACCACGGGAGATCTACGGAGGTGGAAGGGATCAACCCGCCTCATGATCTTGTGAACTCGGCCAAGGATTTAGCTGATTTGGTGAAGGCGAGTGGGTGGAACTGGCCTGATGTGGTGATTGGCCATTCGTTAGGAGGCAAAGTCGCGCTGCAGTTCATGCAGAGCTGTGCTCGTGGTGATTATGGTCAATCTGCTTCTCCTCCTAAGCAG CTTTGGGTGTTAGACTCTGTCCCTGGGGAAGTCAAGGCTGAACAAAGTGATGGTGAAGTTGAGAAAGTTCTGATGACGTTGCAGAGTTTACCTTCTCCAATCCCTTCACGCAA GGGGCTCGTGGATCATATGGTGGAGCTTGGGTTTTCAAGATCGTTATCTGAGTGGATTGGCACCAATCTCAAGAGATCTGGAGACTCAGAGACATGGGCTTTTAATCTCGACGGAGCTGTTCAAATGTTCGAGTCTTACAG GGAGACTTCGTACTGGTCTTTGCTAGAGAATCCGCCAAAAGAGACGGAGATTTCTTTTGTGATTGCTGAGAAGAGTGACCGATGGGACCAGGATACAACCACGCGGCTTGAAAGAATTGCTAAACAGAGACAGAGTGTCTCAGATGGGAAGGTAGCGACTCATGTTCTCCGTAACTCTGGCCATTGGGTCCACACAGACAATCCAAAGGGACTCCTAGAGATTGTGAGTTCCAACTTCTTGTCTACACAGAAGTAG